In Amycolatopsis coloradensis, one genomic interval encodes:
- a CDS encoding BTAD domain-containing putative transcriptional regulator, with the protein MPLDRIIDELWGETPPISAKVQVQGLISGLRRALRAPTGGTPILTRGAAYLLDAGPEETDAGRFTCLTAQGRGLLARGCQLEAAQRFRDALELWRGPVLAGIPAAAEVVAHWEEERLSVLEDKADAELGLGEHDRLVPGLRDLLAAAPFRERVCGQLMTALARAGRVAEALDVYAGWRRRLVDELGVEPSPSIRALQCEILREGRGRATREYPAYQEPAVPSQLPPGIPDFVGRDALIADLLGELGKDDGRDTPPVLLLTGAGGVGKSSLAIRLAHRVADDYPDGRLFAALRGTTNEPRPPEAVLAGFLRAFGVPTDEIPADVDECACLFRSLVHGRRVLLVLDDAAGEAQLRPLLPASGGCAVIVTSRFSLAGLELGRKVPVGFLPLEDAEALLSKLTEIDEDPVAARQVLDHCGGLPLALRIAGSRIGDRAGWRLADVAGELSVERRRLDWLRTGDLAVRGSLALGYRQLTPDRQRQFRRLGLLPSADFPVWAAALADGGEPEATSRALEDLRHRHMVQPVPRATGAPRYRLHELLRAFAVEQVAAEPEQVRAETIERVLGGWLWLAEKAADRLSRSVLRPEPGGATRTSLDETLVTEPLSWFRCELPALEAAVSHAADAGLGELAWELAVVTGSYFDHNGLYAEWSRCHRCALTAARESGCARGEAALLRGIGQIDLYRDDFRAAGEALTESCRISERIGDSAGRARALTGLCVLARAAGRPEESRAIARRALALFLEIGDVLGMAHAHTSYAVASAELGLLDEAEAALDEAGRLCAELNDPHRMALILRRRGQLYLRREDRRSAMSCLRRALELLDSLSDEICASRVRLDLARAPAKVLIGS; encoded by the coding sequence GTGCCCCTCGACCGGATAATCGACGAGCTTTGGGGCGAGACGCCACCGATTTCGGCGAAAGTTCAGGTCCAGGGTCTGATATCGGGTCTTCGCAGGGCTTTGCGCGCGCCGACCGGTGGAACGCCGATTCTCACCAGGGGGGCGGCATATCTTCTCGACGCGGGGCCCGAGGAGACCGACGCCGGCCGGTTCACCTGCCTCACCGCCCAGGGTCGCGGACTGCTGGCCCGCGGCTGCCAGCTCGAGGCGGCCCAACGGTTCCGGGACGCGCTCGAACTCTGGCGCGGGCCGGTGCTCGCCGGGATCCCGGCGGCGGCCGAGGTCGTCGCGCACTGGGAGGAAGAGCGCCTTTCGGTGCTGGAAGACAAGGCCGACGCCGAACTCGGGCTCGGCGAACACGACAGGCTCGTTCCCGGGCTGCGTGACCTGCTCGCCGCGGCCCCGTTCCGTGAACGGGTCTGCGGACAGCTGATGACCGCGCTCGCCCGCGCCGGCCGGGTGGCCGAGGCGCTCGACGTCTACGCCGGATGGCGCCGCCGGCTGGTCGACGAACTAGGCGTCGAGCCTTCGCCGTCGATTCGCGCGTTGCAGTGCGAGATCCTGCGCGAGGGCCGGGGCAGGGCCACCCGCGAGTATCCCGCGTACCAGGAACCCGCTGTGCCGAGCCAGTTGCCGCCGGGGATCCCGGACTTCGTCGGCAGGGACGCGCTCATCGCGGACTTGCTCGGGGAACTGGGCAAGGACGACGGCCGCGACACCCCGCCCGTGCTGCTGCTGACCGGCGCGGGCGGGGTCGGGAAGTCTTCGCTGGCGATCCGGCTCGCCCACCGGGTCGCGGACGACTACCCCGACGGGCGGCTGTTCGCGGCCCTGCGCGGAACCACGAACGAGCCGAGGCCGCCGGAAGCCGTACTCGCCGGTTTCCTGCGTGCCTTCGGCGTTCCCACCGACGAGATCCCGGCCGACGTCGACGAATGCGCCTGCCTGTTCCGCAGCCTGGTCCACGGCCGTCGCGTGCTGCTGGTCCTGGACGACGCGGCCGGCGAGGCGCAGCTGCGCCCGTTGCTTCCCGCGTCCGGCGGCTGCGCGGTGATCGTCACGAGCCGGTTCTCCCTGGCCGGTCTCGAACTCGGCCGCAAGGTCCCGGTCGGCTTCCTGCCGCTGGAGGACGCGGAGGCCTTGCTCTCGAAGCTCACCGAGATCGACGAAGACCCCGTTGCCGCCCGGCAGGTTCTCGACCATTGCGGTGGGCTCCCGCTGGCGTTGCGGATCGCCGGCAGCCGGATCGGCGACCGCGCGGGCTGGCGGCTCGCCGACGTCGCGGGCGAACTGTCCGTCGAACGGCGACGGCTGGACTGGCTGCGCACCGGGGATCTCGCCGTCCGCGGCAGCCTGGCCCTCGGGTACCGGCAATTGACGCCGGACCGGCAACGGCAGTTCCGAAGACTCGGTCTGCTGCCCTCGGCCGATTTCCCGGTCTGGGCGGCGGCGCTGGCGGACGGCGGCGAGCCAGAGGCGACGTCCCGCGCGCTCGAAGACCTGCGGCATCGGCATATGGTCCAGCCGGTTCCGCGGGCCACCGGCGCACCCCGTTACCGCCTGCACGAACTCTTGCGCGCGTTCGCCGTCGAGCAGGTCGCGGCCGAGCCGGAACAGGTACGCGCGGAGACGATCGAGCGGGTGCTCGGCGGTTGGCTCTGGCTCGCGGAGAAGGCCGCGGATCGGTTGTCCCGGAGCGTTCTGCGGCCCGAGCCCGGCGGCGCGACCCGGACCTCGCTCGACGAAACGCTGGTGACCGAACCGCTTTCGTGGTTCCGATGCGAACTGCCCGCGCTGGAGGCCGCCGTCTCGCACGCGGCGGATGCCGGACTGGGCGAGCTCGCCTGGGAACTCGCCGTCGTGACCGGGTCTTACTTCGACCACAATGGACTGTATGCGGAATGGTCGCGGTGCCATCGGTGCGCGCTCACCGCGGCGAGGGAGTCGGGGTGCGCACGCGGGGAAGCCGCGCTGCTGAGGGGAATCGGCCAGATCGACCTGTACCGGGACGACTTCCGTGCGGCGGGTGAGGCGCTCACCGAGTCTTGCCGGATCAGCGAGCGGATCGGCGACTCCGCCGGGCGGGCCAGGGCGCTGACCGGACTCTGCGTCCTCGCCCGCGCCGCCGGACGGCCCGAGGAATCGCGCGCGATCGCGAGGCGGGCACTGGCGCTCTTCCTCGAGATCGGTGACGTCCTCGGCATGGCGCACGCCCATACCTCGTACGCCGTCGCGAGCGCGGAGCTCGGCCTGCTCGACGAGGCGGAGGCGGCGCTGGACGAAGCCGGACGGCTGTGCGCCGAGCTGAACGACCCGCACCGCATGGCGCTCATCCTGCGCAGGCGAGGCCAGCTGTACTTGCGGCGCGAAGACCGGCGGAGCGCGATGTCCTGCCTGCGCCGCGCGCTGGAACTGCTGGACTCGCTCTCCGACGAGATCTGTGCCTCGCGGGTCCGGCTGGACCTCGCGCGGGCCCCCGCGAAGGTGCTGATCGGGAGCTAG
- a CDS encoding P1 family peptidase, with translation MTRARDLGVPLPGRTGEHNALTDVPGVEVGYTTLVEGESVRTGVTAVLPRGREDFAVPCAAGTYALNGNGEMTGTAWLAETGSLTLPVLITSTHAVGACHRGTIDWVVRERPDVAAEWLLPVVAETWDGYLNDSTAPTIHSEHAIAAIDAARTGRVNEGSVGGGTGMTCYGFKGGTGTASRVVSYGDDEYTVGTLVQANFGSRRELTVAGEHVGVELGADNPMEEDWAAPSGAGSVIVIVGTDAPLLPGQCTALARRVPLGLARTGTAGSHFSGDLFLAFSTANPGALTSRFPRTEEAEYESLRFVPWGRLDPFFEAVVQATEEAVLNALFANEEMTGHRGHRVPALPTGRWRTTNLTGKANVS, from the coding sequence ATGACCCGCGCCCGCGATCTGGGTGTCCCGCTGCCCGGCCGGACCGGCGAGCACAACGCGCTCACCGACGTCCCCGGCGTCGAGGTCGGTTACACGACCCTCGTCGAAGGCGAATCGGTGCGCACCGGCGTCACCGCCGTCCTGCCGCGCGGACGCGAGGATTTCGCCGTGCCGTGCGCGGCCGGGACGTACGCCCTCAACGGCAACGGCGAGATGACCGGCACCGCGTGGCTGGCCGAGACGGGTTCGCTGACCCTGCCGGTGCTGATCACCTCCACGCACGCCGTCGGCGCGTGCCATCGCGGCACGATCGACTGGGTGGTACGGGAACGGCCCGACGTGGCCGCCGAATGGCTGCTGCCGGTGGTCGCCGAGACCTGGGACGGCTATCTGAACGACAGCACCGCACCGACTATCCACAGCGAACACGCCATCGCCGCGATCGACGCCGCGCGCACGGGTCGGGTCAACGAAGGTTCTGTCGGCGGCGGTACCGGGATGACCTGTTACGGCTTCAAGGGCGGAACCGGCACTGCCTCCCGCGTCGTGTCCTACGGGGACGACGAGTACACCGTGGGAACGTTGGTACAGGCCAACTTCGGCTCACGTCGCGAACTCACCGTCGCGGGCGAGCACGTCGGCGTGGAACTCGGCGCCGACAACCCGATGGAGGAGGACTGGGCGGCGCCGTCCGGCGCGGGATCGGTGATCGTGATCGTCGGTACCGACGCTCCCCTGCTGCCCGGCCAGTGCACCGCGCTCGCCCGCCGGGTCCCGCTCGGCCTCGCCCGCACCGGCACCGCCGGCTCCCACTTCTCCGGCGATCTCTTCCTCGCCTTCAGCACGGCGAACCCGGGAGCGCTCACCAGCCGGTTCCCGCGGACGGAGGAGGCCGAGTACGAAAGCCTGCGGTTCGTTCCGTGGGGCAGGCTCGACCCGTTCTTCGAGGCCGTGGTGCAAGCGACCGAAGAGGCGGTGCTCAACGCCCTGTTCGCGAACGAGGAGATGACCGGTCACCGCGGCCACCGGGTCCCCGCACTGCCGACGGGACGGTGGCGCACCACCAATTTGACAGGTAAGGCAAACGTGTCGTGA
- a CDS encoding XdhC family protein, with product MSERLLVAVFATPVASFLLRYGKDLGFKTVLFEPDGARVTDVGDGLDALTTVPDLGPDADVVVTDHDRPELGDVLKAVLDRPTRWVGVLGNPRHAGPHVAALKALDVPDHEIARVHRPVGLNIGSRTPPEIAVATLAGLLADRNGRPGGFEFQ from the coding sequence ATGAGCGAGCGGCTGCTGGTGGCGGTGTTCGCGACGCCCGTGGCGTCGTTCCTCTTGCGCTACGGCAAGGACCTCGGCTTCAAGACGGTGCTGTTCGAGCCGGACGGCGCACGGGTGACCGACGTCGGGGACGGCTTGGACGCCCTCACGACGGTGCCGGACCTCGGTCCGGACGCCGACGTCGTCGTCACCGATCACGACCGGCCCGAGCTCGGCGACGTCCTCAAGGCCGTGCTGGACCGCCCGACCAGGTGGGTCGGCGTACTCGGCAATCCGCGCCACGCCGGCCCGCACGTCGCCGCGCTCAAGGCCTTGGACGTTCCCGACCACGAGATCGCCCGGGTCCATCGCCCGGTCGGGCTGAACATCGGCTCACGCACGCCGCCCGAAATCGCCGTCGCCACCCTGGCCGGTCTGCTGGCCGACCGGAACGGGCGACCGGGCGGCTTCGAGTTTCAGTAG
- a CDS encoding DUF6892 domain-containing protein → MSQSIPFTDLNFKLAVVQELMYNQELLPKFDLGQYAAGKGFTYDGGSVEAVPEALAYFAELEVPVELAEKITEIEMDGGNEIYLEIAPNWDGEDSLFDVDEFADVAHFPHLKSMTLLYTGKDEVLETLRARGIEADWV, encoded by the coding sequence ATGAGTCAGTCGATCCCCTTCACCGACCTCAACTTCAAGCTCGCTGTCGTCCAGGAGCTGATGTACAACCAGGAACTCCTGCCGAAGTTCGACCTGGGGCAGTACGCCGCCGGGAAGGGCTTCACCTACGACGGCGGCAGCGTCGAGGCGGTCCCTGAGGCCTTGGCCTACTTCGCGGAGCTCGAGGTCCCCGTCGAGCTCGCGGAGAAGATCACCGAGATCGAGATGGACGGCGGCAACGAGATCTACCTCGAGATCGCGCCGAACTGGGACGGCGAGGACTCCCTGTTCGACGTCGATGAGTTCGCCGACGTCGCGCACTTTCCCCACCTGAAGTCGATGACCCTGCTCTACACGGGCAAAGACGAGGTCCTGGAGACACTGCGCGCCCGCGGCATCGAGGCGGACTGGGTCTGA
- a CDS encoding TetR/AcrR family transcriptional regulator yields MARPSKAAERRTELIEVARQAVLERGVLNLRLRDVAEGAGLSPGSVLYYFPTLTDLLQEVQREAVARFCSAREQAAGAKTTPSARLLAMIRSGLPTGPDDELCVLLYELGTIARRDPVYAARHITLYEQQVRIYTGILEAGAATGEFTLAADAVSIARNLVALEDGYGLHLTQAVPTLETATAEAMLLSYARTVTSNPLAPVGGAEDAPEKGPNA; encoded by the coding sequence ATGGCGAGACCGAGCAAGGCAGCGGAGCGGCGTACCGAGTTGATCGAGGTGGCCAGACAGGCCGTCCTCGAACGCGGCGTGCTGAACCTGCGGCTGAGGGACGTCGCCGAGGGCGCGGGCCTGTCGCCGGGTTCGGTCCTGTACTACTTCCCCACCCTCACCGATCTGCTCCAGGAGGTGCAGCGCGAGGCGGTGGCGCGGTTCTGTTCGGCGAGAGAGCAGGCCGCGGGCGCGAAGACGACCCCGTCCGCCCGGCTGCTGGCCATGATCCGCAGCGGCCTGCCCACTGGTCCTGACGACGAACTCTGCGTACTCCTCTACGAGTTGGGCACCATCGCCCGCCGTGATCCCGTGTACGCCGCACGGCACATCACGCTCTACGAGCAGCAGGTCCGGATCTACACCGGCATCCTCGAAGCGGGCGCCGCCACCGGCGAGTTCACGCTGGCCGCGGACGCGGTGTCGATCGCGCGGAACCTCGTCGCGCTGGAAGACGGCTACGGCCTGCACCTCACGCAGGCCGTGCCGACGCTGGAAACCGCCACCGCCGAAGCGATGCTGCTCTCCTACGCCCGCACAGTCACCTCGAACCCCTTGGCGCCTGTCGGCGGAGCTGAAGATGCACCCGAAAAGGGACCGAACGCGTGA
- a CDS encoding peptidase inhibitor family I36 protein, whose product MRKLRLVSAALGAAAIATALVATPASAATDEAAALKSAGVDTAKLAPGWKVVGDQIVWNGGETTLSLSPSAASNCQANYVCLYEHRDFGGRRLQFRDPGLKNLVDYGFNDQMSSWHNRRGVDARWYYNIGSGTSRCMQAGARSSYVGNADNDQASSLRIYTSASAC is encoded by the coding sequence ATGCGCAAACTTCGGCTCGTTTCCGCGGCCTTGGGTGCCGCCGCGATCGCGACGGCACTCGTCGCGACACCTGCTTCGGCCGCGACGGACGAGGCGGCCGCCTTGAAGTCGGCCGGGGTCGACACGGCGAAGCTCGCTCCCGGGTGGAAGGTCGTCGGGGACCAGATCGTCTGGAACGGTGGGGAGACCACGCTGTCGTTGTCGCCCAGCGCGGCCAGCAATTGCCAAGCGAACTATGTGTGCCTGTACGAGCATCGCGACTTCGGCGGACGGCGACTGCAGTTCCGGGACCCGGGGCTGAAGAATCTGGTCGATTACGGATTCAATGACCAGATGTCGTCTTGGCACAACCGACGCGGAGTCGACGCCCGCTGGTACTACAACATCGGCAGCGGGACCAGTCGCTGCATGCAGGCGGGAGCCCGATCGTCGTACGTGGGCAACGCCGACAACGACCAGGCGAGTTCGTTGAGAATTTACACTTCGGCCAGTGCCTGCTGA
- a CDS encoding FAD-binding oxidoreductase, with product MELDRRTVLRLAGAVPVMAAVPAELPGGGGPWERLRARLTGELFRPGDPGYDEKRLGFFGLYDHRLPAGVAVCANEDDVRHCVDFAARQRIPIAARSGGHSYAGYSIVDKGLVVDLSRLNTVEILPGGRAAIGAGARLGQVYEALAAAGRALPAGSCPQVGIAGLTLGGGIGVLARKYGLTCDNVESVRFVGADGEVRPVSEETAPDLLWALRGGGGGNFGIVTSFTFRTAAARTLTNFTLVFPPVVLAALVAAWQEWQPAMPDDLWSGMGLGATAANCGGCFVGTAAQVNPLLDDLVRRVGTQPTKREVTEQGHLATMRAFAQEAEFPAAVAQRGEYVATSRMLTRPVPDPDALATLLSSDPHLYSIVDAYGGAIARVPSSESCFPHRSALGSVQIIRGLEGGEAYARQVIGRVRDELGREYGRAGYVNYIDPEMPEWAKAYYGDSLPRLRRVARKYDPDGLFAFEQGLAR from the coding sequence ATGGAGCTCGACAGGCGAACGGTGTTGCGGCTGGCGGGGGCGGTCCCGGTGATGGCGGCGGTGCCCGCGGAGCTTCCCGGGGGCGGTGGTCCGTGGGAACGGTTGCGCGCCCGGTTGACGGGTGAGCTGTTCCGGCCCGGCGACCCCGGGTACGACGAAAAGAGGCTCGGGTTCTTCGGCCTCTACGACCATCGGCTGCCCGCCGGTGTCGCGGTCTGCGCGAACGAGGACGACGTGCGGCACTGCGTCGATTTCGCGGCCAGGCAGCGGATTCCGATCGCGGCCCGCTCCGGTGGGCACAGTTACGCCGGCTATTCCATTGTGGACAAAGGGTTGGTCGTCGACCTGTCCCGGCTGAACACGGTCGAGATCCTGCCTGGCGGCCGCGCGGCGATCGGGGCGGGCGCGCGGCTCGGCCAGGTGTACGAGGCCTTGGCCGCGGCAGGGCGCGCGTTGCCCGCCGGCAGTTGTCCCCAGGTCGGCATCGCCGGGTTGACCCTCGGCGGCGGGATCGGCGTCTTGGCCCGTAAGTACGGGCTGACCTGCGACAATGTGGAATCTGTCCGCTTCGTCGGCGCGGATGGCGAGGTACGCCCGGTGTCGGAGGAGACCGCGCCGGACCTGCTGTGGGCGTTGCGTGGCGGTGGCGGCGGCAACTTCGGCATCGTCACGTCGTTCACCTTCCGCACGGCGGCGGCCAGGACGCTGACGAACTTCACCCTGGTCTTCCCGCCCGTGGTGCTGGCCGCGCTGGTCGCGGCCTGGCAGGAGTGGCAGCCCGCGATGCCGGACGACCTGTGGTCCGGGATGGGCCTCGGCGCGACGGCCGCGAACTGCGGTGGCTGCTTCGTGGGCACCGCCGCGCAGGTGAACCCGTTGCTGGATGATCTGGTCCGCCGCGTCGGCACCCAGCCGACCAAACGAGAGGTGACCGAGCAGGGCCACCTGGCGACGATGCGCGCCTTCGCCCAGGAAGCCGAGTTCCCCGCCGCGGTCGCGCAGCGCGGGGAGTATGTGGCCACTTCGCGGATGCTGACGCGTCCGGTGCCCGACCCCGACGCGCTCGCGACGTTGCTGAGCAGCGATCCCCATCTGTACTCGATCGTGGACGCGTACGGCGGCGCGATCGCGCGGGTGCCGTCGAGTGAGTCGTGCTTCCCGCACCGGTCCGCGCTGGGCAGCGTTCAGATCATCCGTGGCCTGGAGGGCGGCGAGGCGTACGCGCGCCAGGTGATCGGCCGGGTCCGGGACGAACTCGGCCGCGAATACGGGCGGGCCGGGTACGTCAACTACATCGATCCGGAGATGCCCGAGTGGGCGAAGGCGTACTACGGCGACAGCCTGCCGCGCCTGCGCCGGGTGGCGCGGAAGTACGACCCGGACGGCCTGTTCGCCTTCGAACAGGGCCTGGCCCGCTAG
- the pdxS gene encoding pyridoxal 5'-phosphate synthase lyase subunit PdxS: MAEMLKGGVIMDVVTAEQAKIAEDAGAVAVMALERVPADIRAQGGVARMSDPDLIDGIIEAVSIPVMAKARIGHFVEAQLLQSLGVDYIDESEVLTPADYENHIDKWAFTVPFVCGATNLGEALRRINEGAAMIRSKGEAGTGDVSNATTHMRKIRAELRRLSSLPEDELYVAAKELQAPYDLVKEVAEKGKLPVVLFTAGGIATPADAAMMMQLGAEGVFVGSGIFKSGNPAQRAEAIVKATTFYDDPDVIAKVSRGLGEAMVGINVDDVPEPHRLSERGW, encoded by the coding sequence ATGGCGGAGATGCTCAAGGGCGGTGTGATCATGGACGTGGTCACCGCCGAACAGGCGAAGATCGCCGAGGACGCCGGTGCCGTCGCCGTGATGGCGCTCGAGCGGGTTCCCGCGGACATCCGCGCCCAGGGCGGCGTCGCCCGGATGAGCGACCCGGACCTGATCGACGGCATCATCGAGGCCGTTTCGATCCCCGTCATGGCGAAGGCCCGCATCGGTCACTTCGTCGAGGCCCAGTTGCTTCAGTCGCTCGGCGTCGACTACATCGACGAGTCCGAGGTGCTCACCCCGGCCGACTACGAGAACCACATCGACAAGTGGGCCTTCACCGTGCCCTTCGTCTGTGGTGCGACCAACCTCGGCGAGGCGCTGCGCCGGATCAACGAGGGCGCGGCGATGATCCGCTCCAAGGGCGAGGCCGGCACCGGCGACGTCTCGAACGCGACCACGCACATGCGCAAGATCCGCGCGGAGCTGCGTCGCCTCTCCTCGCTGCCCGAGGACGAGCTTTACGTTGCGGCAAAGGAACTTCAAGCCCCGTACGACCTCGTCAAGGAGGTCGCGGAGAAGGGCAAGCTCCCCGTCGTGCTGTTCACCGCGGGCGGTATCGCGACTCCGGCCGACGCCGCGATGATGATGCAGCTCGGTGCCGAAGGCGTGTTCGTCGGCTCCGGCATCTTCAAGTCCGGCAACCCGGCGCAGCGCGCCGAGGCGATCGTCAAGGCCACCACCTTCTACGACGACCCGGACGTCATCGCGAAGGTTTCGCGCGGTCTCGGTGAAGCGATGGTCGGGATCAATGTCGACGACGTGCCCGAGCCCCACCGCCTTTCCGAGCGCGGCTGGTAA
- a CDS encoding elongation factor G-like protein EF-G2 translates to MAEKQSKNGDSGAAVAVDDPAKVRNVVLVGPSGSGKTTLAEALLAASGTVTRAGSVVEGTTVCDHDPAAVRQQRSVGLSVAPVLHQGHKINLIDTPGYADFVGELRAGLRAADAALFVVCAAEGVDAATIAVWEECAAVGMPRAVVVSRMDHHRADPEGEIAACQEAFGAGVLPLYLPARDGLVGLITRRYFDYSNGFPPQVGEPDEADLARMTEARNELIEGVIAESEDESLMDRYLAGEEIAEDTLIADLETAVARGSFHPVIPVCATTGVGLAEILDGIVRAFPSPLEHVPPEVTSPTGEPHAGLRADPDGPLAAEVVRTAVDSYVGRVSLVRVFSGTLRPERPVHVSGHGLAERGHEDHDTDERVAHLYSPLGANLREVPYCVAGDLCALTKVGSAETGDTVSSPDDPLIMKPWAMPEPLLPVAVVAKTRSDEDTLARNLSRLVAGDPTLRLDRNAETNQLVLWCMGEAHADVVLSRLRAGGADVDTEPVRISLRSTFAGPGRGHGRHVKQSGGHGQFAVCDIEVQPLPRGSGFEFVDKVVGGSVPHQFIPSVEKGVRAQAQRGIVDDHPLIDIRVTLIDGKAHSVDSSDAAFQTAGALALKEAAAAGKIALLEPLEEVAIRLPDEHLGTVLGDLSSRRGRVLGTESGEGGRTVIRAEVPAVELLRYAIDLRSLTSGTATFTRRHARFEPMPEGAVAY, encoded by the coding sequence ATGGCCGAGAAACAGAGCAAGAACGGAGACTCCGGGGCCGCCGTCGCTGTGGACGACCCGGCGAAGGTCCGCAACGTCGTCCTGGTCGGCCCGTCGGGATCAGGCAAGACGACACTCGCCGAAGCGCTGCTCGCCGCGTCCGGCACGGTGACCCGGGCCGGCTCGGTCGTCGAGGGCACCACGGTATGCGACCACGACCCCGCGGCGGTCCGGCAGCAGCGGTCGGTCGGCCTCTCGGTCGCGCCGGTGCTGCATCAGGGCCACAAGATCAACCTCATCGACACCCCCGGATACGCCGATTTCGTCGGCGAACTGCGCGCCGGGCTTCGAGCCGCCGACGCCGCGCTGTTCGTGGTCTGCGCGGCGGAAGGCGTCGACGCGGCCACGATCGCGGTCTGGGAGGAATGCGCCGCCGTCGGCATGCCGAGGGCGGTGGTCGTCTCCCGGATGGACCATCACCGCGCCGACCCCGAAGGCGAGATCGCGGCCTGCCAGGAGGCTTTCGGCGCCGGAGTCCTGCCGCTGTACCTGCCCGCGCGTGACGGGCTCGTCGGGCTCATCACGCGCCGCTACTTCGACTATTCGAACGGTTTCCCACCCCAGGTCGGCGAGCCGGACGAGGCCGATCTCGCCCGGATGACCGAGGCCCGCAACGAACTTATCGAAGGGGTCATCGCCGAGAGCGAGGACGAGTCCCTGATGGACCGGTACCTCGCCGGCGAGGAGATCGCCGAGGACACGCTGATCGCCGACCTCGAAACCGCGGTCGCCCGCGGCTCCTTCCATCCGGTGATCCCCGTGTGCGCGACCACCGGGGTGGGACTCGCCGAAATCCTCGACGGGATCGTGCGCGCCTTCCCCTCGCCGCTGGAGCACGTCCCTCCGGAGGTCACCTCCCCCACCGGCGAACCGCACGCCGGACTCCGGGCCGATCCCGACGGCCCGCTGGCGGCCGAGGTGGTCCGGACCGCTGTCGACTCCTACGTCGGCAGGGTGTCGTTGGTGCGGGTGTTCTCCGGGACGCTCCGCCCCGAACGACCGGTGCACGTCTCGGGCCACGGCCTCGCCGAACGCGGGCACGAGGATCACGACACCGACGAACGGGTCGCGCATCTGTACTCGCCGCTCGGGGCGAACCTGCGCGAAGTCCCGTACTGCGTCGCGGGCGACCTGTGCGCGCTCACCAAGGTCGGCTCGGCGGAAACGGGCGACACCGTTTCCTCACCGGACGATCCGCTGATCATGAAGCCCTGGGCGATGCCGGAACCGCTGCTGCCGGTCGCCGTCGTCGCGAAGACCCGCAGCGACGAAGACACTTTGGCGCGCAACCTTTCCCGGCTCGTCGCGGGCGATCCGACGCTCCGGCTGGACCGCAACGCAGAGACCAACCAGCTCGTGCTGTGGTGCATGGGCGAGGCCCACGCCGACGTCGTGCTGTCGCGGTTGCGCGCGGGAGGCGCCGACGTGGACACGGAGCCCGTCCGCATCAGCCTGCGTTCGACCTTCGCCGGTCCGGGCCGCGGGCACGGACGGCACGTCAAGCAGTCCGGCGGGCATGGCCAGTTCGCCGTCTGCGACATCGAGGTCCAACCGCTGCCGAGGGGGTCGGGCTTCGAGTTCGTGGACAAGGTCGTCGGCGGCTCGGTGCCGCACCAGTTCATCCCGAGCGTCGAAAAGGGGGTCCGGGCCCAAGCTCAGCGAGGGATCGTCGACGACCATCCGCTGATCGACATCCGGGTGACCCTCATCGACGGCAAGGCGCACAGCGTCGACTCGTCGGACGCCGCGTTCCAGACGGCAGGCGCGCTGGCGCTGAAGGAAGCCGCCGCGGCGGGCAAGATCGCGCTGCTCGAACCGCTCGAAGAGGTGGCGATACGGCTTCCGGACGAGCATCTTGGCACCGTGCTGGGCGATCTCTCGTCCCGGCGCGGCCGCGTGCTGGGTACCGAATCAGGTGAAGGCGGACGCACGGTCATCCGCGCCGAGGTCCCCGCGGTCGAGCTCCTGCGCTACGCGATCGACCTGCGTTCGCTCACCTCGGGCACGGCGACGTTCACCCGCAGGCACGCCCGGTTCGAGCCGATGCCGGAAGGGGCGGTGGCCTACTGA